DNA from Bacteroides acidifaciens:
ATCGACGAAATAGAAGTTTTCGTTCCGCATCCGGTTGAAGTCGGATATTCCGTATGGTATTCCTTTCACTTGACTCATATTGGCAGGCTTTTAATTAGTACAGGCAAGTTAATCTATTCTGTGGAATAAATCAATGATTTGTGGTTGTATTCTGGAAAGGTGACAATTTGTTTTCGTACAAAGTAGCACTGGCTGTCCCCCAATCTATTAATGGAAAAGTTCTTATGTATTAAAGGTAAACTTCCTTTCCCTCACTACCAAACTTGCAATCAACTTATTGCAAACTATAAACGCAAGTTCCGTTTTTATAAATGAAGCCTTTGATTATAAAAACAAAGCTTGCATTTTTATAAACGGAACTTGCATTTATAGTTTACTCTTAGGCAAACAAAACTTTAGGATTAACCCAAGAGAAGTTTGCAAAGGGGTAAGAGCAACTTTTGTATTAATAGATTGAGTGCAAGTAGTGTAGCTTATCTCTTATGTATTTACTTTAAGTACTCCTTCAACAGGCAATCACTCTTTTTCAACCCTTCCGCAATACTTTTTGCGTTCATATGCGCTCCTTTCAGAGAAGTATGCGTATGGTCGTGATTGTAGTAAGCGGCTGCTTTCTTCACACCTTTCTTTTCAAGTTTATCAGCACTAATTTTGTTCAGGTCGATAAAGTAAGCTCCGGTGGCTTCAGCAGCTTCGCGTGTCCATTTGCCGAAAGATTCCGTATTGCGTTCTATCTTTCCGTCTTTCCATTTGTTGCGTGGAGTGTGGCTCAACACAATGGGAGTCGCCCCTTTTTCCTGAACGTCCCTGATAAATTTACGGAGATACCAGCCGAAAGTATAAACAACTTGGTATTTTCCTGTCTTTTCCATAAGAAAGACCTTGCTTTCATCTCCCGAACCACGTAATTCGGCACGGGCTTTCCCCTTGTTTATATCTCCTGCATCGTTGTGACCGAACTGTATAAGCACGAAATCTCCCGGTTGCAAGGCATTATATACCTTATCCCAACGACCTTCATCCAAATATGTACGTGCACTACGTCCTGCCATCGCACGATTTTCTACGGAAATCTTATCCAGGTTGAACTCGTCAGCTATCACGCTTCCCCATCCCCACATACCGTTCTTGTCTTTATCCTCATTTCTGACCGTGCTGTCGCCAATAGTGAACAATACCGGGCGTCCTTCCTTACGGCTGGAACCTGTCACGGTATCCTGCTCGATTGGTTTCAGATAATTGGCCAATTCCAGTCCTTCATACGCACGTATTCCGTCCGCGGCAGATTCGGCATTTACCTTGGCACCGAAAGCACTGGTATGGATACGGTCGATATAAAACATATATTTCACTTTCTCCTTGCCGAACTTCTCGAACTTGCGGGCAGTGATATCATTCAAATCAATGAAAGGAACATTCTGCTGTTCGGCTACCTGCTTCGCCCATAATCCGAAAGTCTTGTTGACACGTTTGACGATGGTGCTGTCCTTATCTTCCCAGGCATTGCGGGGAGTGAGCGAGAACAGGATAGGATGAGCGCCTTTCGCTTTCACGTCGCGGATAAAACGGCGCATATATTCGCCGTAAGTATATACGGTTTCTTTTACTCCGGTTTCTTTGATTGTTACGTTCAGCGTGTCGTTGCCGATTCCCGGAATAGAGGCACGGGCACGTCCGCT
Protein-coding regions in this window:
- a CDS encoding rhamnogalacturonan acetylesterase, whose product is MKNKLFQYACGLIVIACSLQMQAQNKVAAPMKDVNQVIDNTLDSLNKARTSRPEAGSSRKGNNPVLFLVGNSTMRTGTLGNGNNGQWGWGYYAGDYFDSNRITVENHALGGTSSRTFYNRLWPDVIKGVRPGDWVIIELGHNDNGPYDSGRARASIPGIGNDTLNVTIKETGVKETVYTYGEYMRRFIRDVKAKGAHPILFSLTPRNAWEDKDSTIVKRVNKTFGLWAKQVAEQQNVPFIDLNDITARKFEKFGKEKVKYMFYIDRIHTSAFGAKVNAESAADGIRAYEGLELANYLKPIEQDTVTGSSRKEGRPVLFTIGDSTVRNEDKDKNGMWGWGSVIADEFNLDKISVENRAMAGRSARTYLDEGRWDKVYNALQPGDFVLIQFGHNDAGDINKGKARAELRGSGDESKVFLMEKTGKYQVVYTFGWYLRKFIRDVQEKGATPIVLSHTPRNKWKDGKIERNTESFGKWTREAAEATGAYFIDLNKISADKLEKKGVKKAAAYYNHDHTHTSLKGAHMNAKSIAEGLKKSDCLLKEYLK